The DNA window CGTAACTGTTCATTAAAGCTATCTGTTCGACTATTACCGCTGCTACCAGAACGACGAGAGCGACTATGATTCTCTGCTGTGTAGCGAAATTCTTGCTTACCGATAATCTTCGCCATAGTTTCTGCTGTCTGAGGGTCGGCACAATTTAAAATTAACTTAGTCTTTGTTCCCTGCAAAATAATTCGAGTATGTTGCGGTCCATACTTAGCGATGAAGCTGCCAGAGATTAGTTTTAAATAGCCAAATCTAGTCACCAGCTTTTCTAGCACATAGGGCAAAATCATCACTGGATGTTCGATGAGAAACAAAGCAACCTCTGTATTCTCCATTCCC is part of the Pleurocapsa minor HA4230-MV1 genome and encodes:
- a CDS encoding type IV secretion system DNA-binding domain-containing protein, whose product is GMENTEVALFLIEHPVMILPYVLEKLVTRFGYLKLISGSFIAKYGPQHTRIILQGTKTKLILNCADPQTAETMAKIIGKQEFRYTAENHSRSRRSGSSGNSRTDSFNEQLRESYAVMPDELANLRDLYGYLKIAQDCAPVKLKPKKFAARARRFVSLPNSSTDHNIQDQWRDLED